Proteins encoded by one window of Cyclobacteriaceae bacterium:
- a CDS encoding outer membrane beta-barrel protein: MQYKIIVGFILLLAVFTSAFAQNNRMDCEQTLSLATEEFNAGRFYGIPALLKPCIDRGFGREQRQRAYLLLAQTYLILDDPISAENSYLEILRANPEFEADTALHPIDLVYLSKKFTADPIFSLFLKLGGNTSPVRVIHTINPWGSEISNDYKLRLGVQVGGGVDWNITRELALTAEFNALTASYRKNQIRASGDEFLYVGNQFWFMTPISVRFSDTKGNLRPYGYGGFALQWLVSERGRVTSIKTDIINEGTPQSNTRESPALTMTDFRNKVNYSFFVGGGVRYKRGLDYVFADVRYSFGLSNIVVPTSTYGQQTPAIEFGHVDDLFRIDNLALSIGYVRPLYKPRKLKKARTRSVLKLINRGAK; the protein is encoded by the coding sequence ATGCAGTACAAGATTATAGTTGGCTTCATTCTTTTACTGGCCGTTTTTACTTCCGCGTTTGCGCAGAACAACCGAATGGACTGCGAGCAAACGCTAAGTTTGGCTACAGAAGAATTTAATGCCGGTAGGTTTTACGGAATACCTGCACTGCTAAAGCCGTGTATCGATCGTGGATTTGGTCGGGAGCAGCGGCAACGGGCGTACTTGCTTTTGGCGCAAACGTACTTGATACTGGACGATCCCATCTCTGCAGAAAATAGTTACCTGGAAATCCTGAGGGCGAACCCCGAGTTTGAAGCTGACACCGCTTTACACCCTATTGATTTAGTTTACTTGAGTAAAAAATTTACTGCTGATCCTATTTTTTCGTTGTTTCTGAAATTAGGAGGTAATACATCGCCTGTTCGGGTTATTCATACCATTAATCCATGGGGGAGTGAAATTTCAAATGATTACAAACTCCGATTGGGCGTACAGGTTGGCGGTGGAGTTGATTGGAACATCACCCGTGAGCTGGCGTTAACAGCTGAGTTCAATGCCTTGACTGCATCCTATAGGAAGAATCAAATAAGGGCTAGTGGGGACGAGTTCCTGTACGTGGGCAACCAGTTTTGGTTCATGACTCCCATCTCTGTCCGCTTTAGCGATACAAAGGGAAACTTACGACCATATGGATATGGTGGATTTGCATTGCAATGGTTAGTTTCTGAACGCGGACGGGTAACCTCCATTAAAACCGATATAATTAACGAAGGAACCCCTCAATCGAATACGCGGGAAAGCCCCGCACTTACCATGACTGATTTCAGAAACAAAGTGAACTATTCATTTTTTGTTGGGGGAGGAGTGCGCTACAAGCGCGGATTGGATTATGTCTTTGCTGATGTGCGATACAGTTTTGGATTAAGCAATATTGTCGTGCCTACTTCAACCTATGGGCAACAAACCCCTGCTATTGAATTTGGTCATGTAGATGATTTATTTCGGATAGATAACCTTGCACTTTCGATTGGCTATGTGCGACCATTGTATAAGCCCAGAAAATTGAAGAAGGCCAGGACCCGTTCTGTGTTGAAACTGATTAACCGAGGTGCCAAATGA